GCGCATTCGATGCGTGCATCGACGGGGCGAAGGTGCTCGTCAACCTGCTGCCGAGCACGCCCGACACCGACGGCATCCTGTCGTCGCGCGCGTTCGCGCGGCTCGCGCCGGGCGCGTATGTCGTCAACGTCGCGCGTGGCGCGCATCTCGTCGAAGCCGATCTGCTGGACGCGCTCACGAGCGGCCAGGTCGCCGCCGCGACGCTCGACGTATTCCATCGCGAGCCGCTGCCTGAAGACCATCCGTTCTGGCACGCGCCGCGCATCACGATCACGCCGCACAGCTCGGCCGAGACGCTGCGCGACGAAGCCGTCGCCCAGATCGCCGGCAAGATCCGCGCACTGGAGCGCGGCGAGCGCGTCGGCGGCATCGTCGACTACACACGCGGCTACTGAACCTACAAGCAAATCAGGAGACAACCATGACGTTCCCCACCGCCGTCAAGATCGTCGAAGTCGGCCCGCGCGACGGGCTGCAGAACGAGAAGACCTTCGTGCCGACCGACGTGAAGATCGCGCTCGTCGACCGGCTGTCGCACGCCGGCTTCCGCAACGTCGAGGCCGCGTCGTTCGTGTCGCCGAAATGGGTGCCGCAGATGGCCGACGGCGCCGACGTGATGGCCGGCATCGAGCGCCGCGCGGGCACCGTGTACTCGGTGCTCACGCCGAACCTGAAGGGCTTCGAGAATGCCGTCGCTGCGCGCGCGGACGAAGTCGTGATCTTCGGCGCGGCGAGCGAGGCATTCTCGCAGCGGAACATCAACTGCAGCATCGCCGAAAGCATCGCGCGCTTCGAGCCCGTCGCGAAGGCGGCGAAGGATGCGGGCCTGCGGCTGCGCGGCAGCGTGTCGTGCACGCTCGGCTGCCCGTACCAGGGCGAAGTGCCTGTCGCATCGGTCGTCGACGTGGTCGAGCGCTTCGCGGCGCTCGGCTGCGACGAGATCGACATCGCCGACACGATCGGCGTCGGCACGCCGAAGCGCACGCGCGAAGTGCTCGCGGCCGTCACGCGCGTGTTCCCGCGCGAACGCCTGTCGGGCCACTTCCACGACACCTACGGCCAGGCGCTCGCGAACATCTACGCGGCGCTGTTCGAAGGAATCGAGATCTTCCACGCGTCGGTGGCCGGCCTCGGCGGCTGCCCGTATGCGAAGGGCGCGACCGGCAACGTCGCGACCGAGGACGTGCTGTACCTGATGCAGGGCCTCGGCATCGACACCGGCATCGACCTCGCACAGGTCGTCGCCGCCGGCGACTTCATCTCGAACGCGATCGGCCGCACTAACGTGTCGCGCGCCGGTCGCGCACTGCTCGCCAAGGCGCAGAGCGCGGCCGACGCTGCGAACTGCGCATGACCCCGGTATTCGATGGATTCCTCAACATGACGACACCCGCTTCATTCGATTCTCTCCCCGATTCCGCGCGACGCGTCGCGCTGCTGCTGCGCGAACGCGGCCATGCGAAAGGCATCGTGATGCTCGCCGAAACCGGCAAGACGTCGGCCGAAGCCGCGGCCGGGCTCGGCTGCTCGGTCGCGCAGATCGCGAAGTCGATCCTGTTTCGCCGCCAGTCGGACGGCGCGCCGGTGCTCGTGGTCGCGAGCGGCGTCAATCGCGTCGACGAGAAGAAGGTCGCCGCGCAGGTCGGCGCGGTCGGCCGTGCGGACGCGAAGTTCGTGCGCGACAACACCGGCTATGCGATCGGCGGCGTCTGCCCGATCGGCCATCTCGTCGAACCCGTCACGCTGATCGACGCCGACCTGCTCGAACTCGACAGCCTGTGGGCGGCCGCCGGCCATCCGCACGCGGTGTTCAACCTGTCGCCGAACGAACTCGTGTCGCTGACGGGCGCGCCGGTCGCGGACGTCGCTCTGCGGGAGCCCGCATGAGCGACGTGCCGGTGTCGGTGCCGGTCGGCACGGTCGCGTCGCCGTGCACCGACGTATGCCGGATCGATCCGCGCACCGACTGGTGTGCGGGCTGCCTGCGCACGCGCGACGAGATCAAGGGATGGCGTGCGTCGGACGATGACGCAAGGCGCGCGTTGCTCGCGCGGCTCGATGCGCGGCGGCGCCTGCTGGCGAGGAGCGGCGCATAAAAAAAAGCCGTTCAGCCTGGCGGGCGAACGGCATGAGATCGGAATCCTGTGAACGTGATCAACGTCACAGCCCGCATCATACGAGCGACGCGGCCGCATCGCATCGGGTGTTTCCCTACAACTTCTTACAGCGTCTTCCACGCGTGCGCGCGCACGGCTTTTGCTCGCCATGCGCGCATCGTCTGCCCGCAATACGCGCTCCTGAAATACGCATTCGACGAACCGCTGCACTGCCCCGCAGCGGCACCGAATCGCACGATCGTTTCAGTTGCCGACGGCCGCGCGACGCGCGGGCACGATGCGCCAGCCGAGGTTCACGCCGGCCGCCGCGAGCAGGATCAGGAGCGCGCCGAGCACCTGCGTCCACGCGAGCGTCTGCCCGAACGCGACGCGATCGACGACGATCGCGACGACCGGATAGACGAACGACAGCGCACCGGTCATCGCGGTCGGCAGCTTCTGGATTGCGCCGTACAGCAGCACATACATCAGACCTGTATTCACGACGCCGAGCACGACGAGGTCGAGCCACTGCCCGGCAGTCGCCGGCAACGTGCCGAAGTGTGCGAACGGCGCGAGCAGCAGGACCCCGAGGCCGGCCTGCAGCAACGCGAGCAGGTGCGGCGGCGTGCCCTTCAGGTGCTTCGTGACGATCGACGAGATCGCGTAAAGGAACGCGGCACCGAGCGACAGCGCGACGCCTTCCAGATATTCGCCCGGCACCGCGAGCACGGACGGCTCGACGCGCACCACGGCGACGAGGCCGACGAATGCGAGCGCGAGCCACGCGACCGTCGACGCGGTGATCCGCTCGCGGAACACGATCGCGCCGAGCGCGACGAGCATGAACGGCTGCGTGTTGTAGACGGCGGTCGCCATCGAGATCGATGCGCGCGAATAGGCGGCGAACAGCAGCAGCCAGTTCGCGACGATCGCGACGCTGCCGAGCGTCGCCAGCGCGAGCATTCGCGGCGAGAACAGCGCGCGGCGCAGGAACCCGAACGCCGCGCAGACGATCGCGAGCGTCGCGGCGCCGAACAGGCAGCGGAAGAACACGACGTTCGTCAGCGGCTGCTGCGACGACATCACGAGCCAGCCGATCGTGCCGGACATCATCATCGCGACGACCATCTCGGCGGCGCCGCGGCGCATTTCATTCGAAGCCATCATGAACCCCGTTCGGAAGAGTGGATGACTTCGATTCTAGAAACTTGCTTTCGCGGCAACCACGGCTAAACTGAAGTGAATCGTCCGATTCACCTTCGAAAGCAAAGCGATCATGCCGAAACGCCTTTCCCCGCCCGCCGTCGCGTCGCTCGACGCGACCGACCGCGCGATTCTCGCGGCGCTGGCCGACGACGCGCGCATCGCCACCAGCGAACTCGCCCGGCAGATCGGGCTGTCGGCGCCCGCGACCGCCGACCGCGTGCGACGGCTCGAAGCGCAAGGCGTGATCGCCGCATTCACCGTCGAGCTCGACCCGCGCGCGCTCGGCTACACGCTGCAGGCGATCGTTCGCGTGAAGCCGCTGCCCGGCCAGCTGCATCTGGTCGAAGAGATGCTGCGGCGGATTCCCGAATTCGTGGAGTGCGACAAGGTGACCGGCGACGACTGCTTCATCTGCCGGCTCTACCTGCGCACGATCGCGCACCTCGACGACATCCTGTCGAAAGTGACGGAGCGCGCCGAGACGAGCACTGCGATCGTCAAATCGACACCGGTGCCGCGGCGGCTACCGCCGCTCGTCGAGGACGACGGCGCGCACCGCTGAACGAGCCGGTACGCGGCCGTGCCGCCCGCGCTAACGCATGCCCACGCGTGCCGTCATGCAGCCGCGTCGCGCGCCTCGAAGAACGCCAGCAGTTCGTCGATCAGCGCGACGGGCGCCTCTTCCGGAATGTAGTGCCCGCACTCGAGCGCGCGGCCGCTGACGTCGCGCGCCACGCGGCGCCATTCGGCGAGCGGATCGAAGCAGCGGCCGACGATCCCGTTCTCGCCCCACAGCACGCGCAGCGGACACGCGACCTTGTTGCCGCGCTCGAGATCCGCACGGTCGTGCTCGAGATCGATCGTCGCGGATGCGCGGTAGTCCTCGCACATCGCATGCACGGCGCCCGGCTGCGCGAGCGCGGCCCGGTACGCGGCGAGCGCCTCGGGCGCGAACGGCGCGAGGCCGGCGGACCGGTTGCCCATCACGCGCTCGATGTACGCATCGGTATGCGCGCCGACCAGCGTCTCGGGCAGCGGCTCCGGCTGGATCAGGAAGAACCAGTGGAAATACGCGGTCGCGAACGCGCGATCGGTCTTCTCGTACATCGCGAGTGTCGGCGCGATGTCGAGCAGCATCATCCGCTCGACGGCGTCCGGATGATCGAGCGCGAGCCGGTGCGCAACCCGCGCGCCGCGATCGTGCGCGCACACATGGAAGTGGTCGAAGCCGAAATGCCGCATCACGGCGACCTGGTCGGCCGCCATCGCCCGTTTCGAATACGGCATGTGCTGCGCGTCGCTCGGCGGCTTGCCCGACGCACCGTACCCGCGCAAGTCGGTGGCGATCACCGTGAAATGATTCGCGAGCGTCGCGGCGACGCGATGCCAGATCATGTGGGTTTGCGGATGTCCGTGCAGCAACAGGAGCGGCGGACCCGCGCCGCCTTTGACACCGAAGATGTCGGTGTCCCGCACCGTCACGCGAAACGGTGCAAACGCCTCAAACGACATGGTTTGTTTCTCGTTGGTTTGTTATGGCGGCTATTTTATGAGCGCTCGTGCATCTGCACAGCGGGGCAACAGCCGGAATCCGTAGAAAGAGAACACTCACTCGATTGCCGGCACACCACGCGTTTTGTTAAGCTCGCGTAGAATCGCACGATCGTTCGTATTAATAAGGACGACCTCGTTTCGCAGCTACACTGGAATCACCGTTCGACCGCAAAGCATGGCGTCGGCGCGACCGCGCGGGCGCCCCTGGAGACTGGAGACATCACATGGCATTGCCCACCGTCCTGCAGAACCTGACGCTGCCCGTCATCGCGTCGCCGATGTTCATCGTCAGCTACCCCGAACTCGTGCTCGCGCAATGCAAGGCGGGCATCGTCGGTTCGTTTCCCGCACTCAACGCCCGTCCGGCCGAACTGCTCGACGAGTGGCTCACGCAGATCCAGTCCGAGCTCGCCGACCACCAGGCAAAAAATCCCGGCGCGGTGATCGGCCCGATCGCGGTCAACCAGATCGTCCACCAGTCGAATGCGCGGCTCGAGCATGACGTGCGCGTGTGCGTCGAGCACAAGGTGCCGATCTTCATCACGAGCCTGCGCGCACCGGCGCGCGAGATCGTCGACGCGGTGCACAGCTACGGCGGCATCGTGCTGCACGACGTGATCAACCTGCGCCACGCGCAGAAGGCGCTCGAAGCCGGTGTCGACGGCCTGATCCTCGTCGCGGCCGGCGCAGGCGGCCATGCGGGCACGACGTCGCCGTTCGCGCTCGTCGGCGAAGTCCGCAAGATTTTCGACGGCCCGATCGTGCTGTCCGGCGCGATCGCGAACGGCGGCTCGATCCTCGCGGCGCAGGCGATGGGCGCCGACTTCGCGTACATGGGCACGCGCTTCATCGCGACGCAGGAAGCGCACGCGATCGACGACTACAAGCATGCGATCGTGAACGCGAAATCGTCGGACATCATCTACACGAACCTGTTCACGGGCGTGCACGGCAACTACATTCGCGAGAGCATCGAGAAGGCCGGCCTCGATCCGGAGGCGCTGCCGGAATCCGACAAGACCAAGATGAATTTCGGCAGCGACAAGACGAAGGCGTGGAAGGACATCTGGGGCGCCGGCCAGGGCGTCGGCCTGATGGACGACCTGCCGAGCGTGGGCGCGCTCGTCGAGCGCCTGAAGCGCGAGTACGACGACGCGAAGGCGCGGCTCGGCATTCCGCGCTGACGGCCGCCGCCGGCGCGAATGCCGCCGGACAAAACAAAAAGCGCGAACCGCTGCGGTTCGCGCTTTTTCATTGCTCCGCTGTTGCGGGAAAGACGGCTTAGACCGCGCGCTTCATCCGCGTGATCGGCAGCACGCGCAGGCGCGATTCGATCGACGGGCACAGCGACTGCCCTTCGAAACGCGCCGCCAGGAAGTCGACGAACGAACGCACCTTCGCGGACACGTGACGACGGCTCGCGTACACCGCGTAGATCGGCGCCTCGTGCGGCGGCACCGCATCGAGCAGCACCGGCACGAGCCGGCCGGACTCGATGTCGTCGCCGACCACCTCGGTGCCGAGCAGCGCGATGCCCGCGCCCGCGAGCACGGCCGCACGCAGCCCTTCGAGATGGTTCACGATCAGGTTGCCGTTGAGGTTCACGCGCGACGCGGCGGCCGCGTCGATCACCAGCGAGTCGAGCATCGTCGAATTCGAGTCGCGCCGCAGGTAGTTGTGGTGCGCGAGATCGCCGATCGTCGCGGGCGTGCCGTGCTTCTCGAGATACTCGGGCGACGCGACCAGCAGGATGTGCGCGGTCGCGATCTGCCGCGCGACCAGCGACGACGATTTCAGCCCGTTCGGCGCCGCGCGCACCGCGACGTCGTAGCCTTCCTCGATCAGGTCGACCACGCGATCGGACAGCGTCATGTCGACGGTCACGTCCGGGAACCGGCCCGCATAATCGGTGACGGCCTGCATCACGTGCCGCAGCCCGAACGCCGATAGCGACGTGACGCGCAGCCTGCCTTGCGGCACCACGCTCGCGGCGCCGACGGCCTGCCCGGCTTCGTCGAGTTCCGACAGCGCCTGCACGAGGCGCTCATAGTATTCGCGTCCCGCCTCGGTAGGGGCGACGCGTCGTGTCGTGCGATGCAGCAGCCGTGCGCCGAGCTGCTGCTCGAGATGCATCACGTGCTTGCTCGCCATCGCAGCCGACATCTGCATGCGCTCGGCCGCGCCGACGAAGCTGCCCACTTCGACGACGTAGCGAAACACATTCATGCTGACGAGGGTATCCATCGAACTAGCTCGTAATGACGGGGGAATGGTCCAATTACGAGATAGGGTAACAAAGGCGGGGAAACAGAAAGGTCAAGAAAGGCAAAACGGCGCCGCGGGGTCGCAGCGCCGTTTTGGCGGAAAAACATGCAGTCCGGACGCGCTTTTCGCGCGCGTCCGGCGCGCCGCTCGCGCGTGCGCGTCAGAACTTCGCGCGGATGCCGGCGCCGAACGTGTTGCCGTTCGACAGGCCGCTGATGTGATCGTTCATGTACGCAGCGTAGACGTCCGTGCGCTTGGACAGCGGATAGTCGTAGCCGACGGCCCAGGTCTGGCGCGTCTGGTCGAGCCCGCCCGAATCGCGCGAGTACGCATACGATGCCATCGCGTTGCCCACGCCGAGCGGCACCGACACACCGCCCTGCGCGGTGTTCACGTGCCAGCTGCCCGCAACCTGGTCGTTCTTCGTGTACATGTACTGGCCGAACAGCTTCACGTACTTCAGGTCGTAGGTCGCGCCGACTTGCGCGATGCCCTGGCTCTTCATGCCGGCCACCAGCGCGCTCAGGTCACGCGGGCCGTTGTTGAAGTTCACGTACTGGTAGACCGCGGTCGCCGCGAACGGGCCGTTCGCGTAGTTGAACTGCGCGCTCCACTTCTTCGAGCCGTTGTCGCCGGCCTGGTTGCCGAGTGCGTACATCGCGCCG
This region of Burkholderia contaminans genomic DNA includes:
- a CDS encoding LysR family transcriptional regulator — encoded protein: MDTLVSMNVFRYVVEVGSFVGAAERMQMSAAMASKHVMHLEQQLGARLLHRTTRRVAPTEAGREYYERLVQALSELDEAGQAVGAASVVPQGRLRVTSLSAFGLRHVMQAVTDYAGRFPDVTVDMTLSDRVVDLIEEGYDVAVRAAPNGLKSSSLVARQIATAHILLVASPEYLEKHGTPATIGDLAHHNYLRRDSNSTMLDSLVIDAAAASRVNLNGNLIVNHLEGLRAAVLAGAGIALLGTEVVGDDIESGRLVPVLLDAVPPHEAPIYAVYASRRHVSAKVRSFVDFLAARFEGQSLCPSIESRLRVLPITRMKRAV
- a CDS encoding NAD(P)H-dependent flavin oxidoreductase; amino-acid sequence: MALPTVLQNLTLPVIASPMFIVSYPELVLAQCKAGIVGSFPALNARPAELLDEWLTQIQSELADHQAKNPGAVIGPIAVNQIVHQSNARLEHDVRVCVEHKVPIFITSLRAPAREIVDAVHSYGGIVLHDVINLRHAQKALEAGVDGLILVAAGAGGHAGTTSPFALVGEVRKIFDGPIVLSGAIANGGSILAAQAMGADFAYMGTRFIATQEAHAIDDYKHAIVNAKSSDIIYTNLFTGVHGNYIRESIEKAGLDPEALPESDKTKMNFGSDKTKAWKDIWGAGQGVGLMDDLPSVGALVERLKREYDDAKARLGIPR
- a CDS encoding hydroxymethylglutaryl-CoA lyase, with amino-acid sequence MTFPTAVKIVEVGPRDGLQNEKTFVPTDVKIALVDRLSHAGFRNVEAASFVSPKWVPQMADGADVMAGIERRAGTVYSVLTPNLKGFENAVAARADEVVIFGAASEAFSQRNINCSIAESIARFEPVAKAAKDAGLRLRGSVSCTLGCPYQGEVPVASVVDVVERFAALGCDEIDIADTIGVGTPKRTREVLAAVTRVFPRERLSGHFHDTYGQALANIYAALFEGIEIFHASVAGLGGCPYAKGATGNVATEDVLYLMQGLGIDTGIDLAQVVAAGDFISNAIGRTNVSRAGRALLAKAQSAADAANCA
- a CDS encoding alpha/beta fold hydrolase translates to MSFEAFAPFRVTVRDTDIFGVKGGAGPPLLLLHGHPQTHMIWHRVAATLANHFTVIATDLRGYGASGKPPSDAQHMPYSKRAMAADQVAVMRHFGFDHFHVCAHDRGARVAHRLALDHPDAVERMMLLDIAPTLAMYEKTDRAFATAYFHWFFLIQPEPLPETLVGAHTDAYIERVMGNRSAGLAPFAPEALAAYRAALAQPGAVHAMCEDYRASATIDLEHDRADLERGNKVACPLRVLWGENGIVGRCFDPLAEWRRVARDVSGRALECGHYIPEEAPVALIDELLAFFEARDAAA
- a CDS encoding Lrp/AsnC family transcriptional regulator is translated as MPKRLSPPAVASLDATDRAILAALADDARIATSELARQIGLSAPATADRVRRLEAQGVIAAFTVELDPRALGYTLQAIVRVKPLPGQLHLVEEMLRRIPEFVECDKVTGDDCFICRLYLRTIAHLDDILSKVTERAETSTAIVKSTPVPRRLPPLVEDDGAHR
- a CDS encoding DUF1289 domain-containing protein, with amino-acid sequence MSDVPVSVPVGTVASPCTDVCRIDPRTDWCAGCLRTRDEIKGWRASDDDARRALLARLDARRRLLARSGA
- a CDS encoding YbaK/EbsC family protein → MTTPASFDSLPDSARRVALLLRERGHAKGIVMLAETGKTSAEAAAGLGCSVAQIAKSILFRRQSDGAPVLVVASGVNRVDEKKVAAQVGAVGRADAKFVRDNTGYAIGGVCPIGHLVEPVTLIDADLLELDSLWAAAGHPHAVFNLSPNELVSLTGAPVADVALREPA
- a CDS encoding DMT family transporter, translated to MASNEMRRGAAEMVVAMMMSGTIGWLVMSSQQPLTNVVFFRCLFGAATLAIVCAAFGFLRRALFSPRMLALATLGSVAIVANWLLLFAAYSRASISMATAVYNTQPFMLVALGAIVFRERITASTVAWLALAFVGLVAVVRVEPSVLAVPGEYLEGVALSLGAAFLYAISSIVTKHLKGTPPHLLALLQAGLGVLLLAPFAHFGTLPATAGQWLDLVVLGVVNTGLMYVLLYGAIQKLPTAMTGALSFVYPVVAIVVDRVAFGQTLAWTQVLGALLILLAAAGVNLGWRIVPARRAAVGN